CCATTTCAACCTGGCGGCCCTGATGTTCCGGGTGCTGGGAGCGCGCAAGGTCGCCCAATACACGGACGGCATCCCGGCCGTGGCCCGCGCCACCCGCGCCGGCCACATCGACGCCCTCTACCGCAAGCTGGGGTGATCGGACGCGCGTGACTTCGCAGCATGCCTGAAGTGTAGTGCCCGTTCGCATTGTCTCACGGTGACCGGTGACATCCCGCGCTGGATGAGGATCATGTCCAAAAACATTGGGATCGACTTGGGGACGATCTATTCGAAGGTCGCCTGCTGGGACGACCGGCAGCAGCGGGCGGTGACCATCCTCAATCGGTATGGGATGGGTGTCACCCCGTCCGCAGTCGGTCTGAACAAAGCGGGCGACGTGGTGGTGGGAGTGGAAGCGAAGCAGGACGCAGTGTTCCACCCCGACCAGGCCGTGCAATACATCAAGCGTCAACTGGGGTCTGCCATCTGTGTGACCCTGGGCGGTCGGTCATACGACCCGCCAACCATAACCTCGTTGATCCTGGAGTACCTGAAAACCTGTGGGGAGTTCTTCATTGGCGAACCGGTGCAGGACGCGGTGATCGCCATCCCGACGATCTTTCCTGAAGTGCAACATGCGGCGATCCGGGAAGCTGGCCGCCTTGCGGGGTTGAACGTCCAACGGTTGATCCCCGACAACACGGCTGCGGCCGTTGTCTTGAAGCAGCGGGTCGGTGGCGCGGCGGTGTGCGGCCCCGTGCTGCTGGTCGATCTAGGCGGAGGAATGGTGAGCGTCTCGGCCGTGGACCTGGCGGACGACTGCATCGCGGTGGTGGGAACAGGCGGCGAGCTTCGGCTCGGCGGCCTGGACATGGATGAGCAGGTGATGAAGTGGGCGCTCCGGCAGATCAAGGCGAAGCACAATGTGGAGCTGGCCGGTGACGAGGCGGTGCAGCGGCGGTTGATGGCAGAAGCGGAGGATGTGAAAAAGCGACTGGTGCATGCGGAGGCGGCGGAACTGAACGTGCCGTTCCTGACCGCGATCGACGGCCAGCCGCTGAGCGTGAGGCTGAGCATCACCCGAACAGAGTACCAGGAGCTGATTCGGCCGCTGCTGGCGCGGCTGGTGACCTGTCTCGACGAAGCCATGGCCGGAGCGGAGCGTGCGGACGCGTTCGGCTGGAACGACCTGACGGCGGTCTATATCCTGGGCGGCCCGACCCGGCTGCCCATGGTGCGGCAATGGCTCCATGATGCCCTATCCGAGCGGTGCGGTGGGCGCGTGCCGCCGATCCGCACTGACCTCAATCCCGAAGAGACGGTCGCGCACGGCGCCGCCATCGTCGCCGGCGGCCGCGTGACCATCGGCGGTCCCCAACACCAGGAGCCGGTGGGATCGGCTGCAGAGGAGGGAGTGCCGCCGTTGTTCCGGGTAGTCGAGGTCGTCACGGCCAGGCAATCGGTGGGCTTCGCGGCGGCGGAAGGGAAATTCATGACGCTCATTCCCAGGGGGACGGTCCTGCCCGTCACGCGTTGCCTGCCTGTGTTAAGCGGAATGACCATGTTCACAACGGATCTCGTGGTGGAACTGTTCCAAGGCGAGGAAGAGTACGCGGCGGCCAATACGAAAATCGGTGAGCTGAG
The genomic region above belongs to Acidobacteriota bacterium and contains:
- a CDS encoding Hsp70 family protein — encoded protein: MSKNIGIDLGTIYSKVACWDDRQQRAVTILNRYGMGVTPSAVGLNKAGDVVVGVEAKQDAVFHPDQAVQYIKRQLGSAICVTLGGRSYDPPTITSLILEYLKTCGEFFIGEPVQDAVIAIPTIFPEVQHAAIREAGRLAGLNVQRLIPDNTAAAVVLKQRVGGAAVCGPVLLVDLGGGMVSVSAVDLADDCIAVVGTGGELRLGGLDMDEQVMKWALRQIKAKHNVELAGDEAVQRRLMAEAEDVKKRLVHAEAAELNVPFLTAIDGQPLSVRLSITRTEYQELIRPLLARLVTCLDEAMAGAERADAFGWNDLTAVYILGGPTRLPMVRQWLHDALSERCGGRVPPIRTDLNPEETVAHGAAIVAGGRVTIGGPQHQEPVGSAAEEGVPPLFRVVEVVTARQSVGFAAAEGKFMTLIPRGTVLPVTRCLPVLSGMTMFTTDLVVELFQGEEEYAAANTKIGELRIAELDPHACRFNPMEVAITLDVSGDISAVCTDLRTRKPYPCTFITRKITRADDD